TATAAGGACGGCCAGCTTCTGGCAAAGTCCCGCTCGGAATGGTGCATGGTGGAAGGTGAATCTCTGAAACCTGTAAGGGTGCCCGCTGAGATGTACAAGCTGTTTTCTGAGTAGCCTCGTGAGGCAAGATGCCTCACGGGCTTATCAAAATATCAGTTTCTCTGGTATTCAACTGCACCTATATCAATACTCTGACCGGCTTTCCGGTTGTTCAGCATATAATCAGCCAAGACGTTGGGGTCGCTGACGGTAATTCCGGCATCGATCAGCGAGCTGTTGTCCGTAGGCGAAAAGTCATACTGATCAGGGTTTGCGAGGTCGGCTTCGGTTATATCCATCAGCTCAAGGTTATTGTCTATATTCAGGCTTATTTCGTCATTTAGCTTATTGTGAAGCCCACCTGTGATATTGACCAGTAAATTATTATTGAATACATTGTTTATGCTCAGCTTCGAATTCATGTAGATGGCATACTCGCCTACGTTATACATGGTATTGTTGACCACCACATAACTTTTACCAGCCGGAGGTTCTCTGTCTCCGATGTGTACTCCATCTCTGGCACAATCCACAATTACATTGCTAAATACCTTATTGGCAAAACCATTGATAAATATGGCACTTCCTGTACCTCCTTTGATCAGGTTGCTAAATATACTGCCGGTAGTACCAGGATTGATCTGGATCCCGGATTGATGCACCTGGATATTTTTGAGTCCGTAGTTTATCACTACGTTGTTATAAATCTCACACCCGAGCACTGCTCCACCAACCTGAATACCATCCTGCCCAACATTTTCAACAATGTTATTATAAACCTTGACACCTTCAAGCTGAGGCTCAAGCAAAACAAGGCTCGGGCAGTCTGCTATCGGAGGGAAATTGGTATGCCAGTGTGAGCCTCCTATGTAGAATCCCTCTCCCTCAACGTCGTGAATATAGTTATGATGTACGACGGTATTTTTTTGAGTGAAGGTGCCCCGGTTGGTGCTTCCATCACATACCGGCCTGGTTCGTGCTGAAATTGCCGGACCGGCTACATTAGTGATCTCAACGTGGTCTATTTCGAAATTAGTGGCCGCCAGTTCGGCTACAATGCCAAATGGGCTTCCCTGGGAAACTTTTATTCCATAGTCATCAGTAGACCCGGTGCCGGTCAAACGCACGTGACTCAGAGTATGCAATTTTATTGCAGGTACATTATCCGCTATATCTACCTGTCCATCGCAATTTGTTATGATGTACGGTTTGTCAGCAGTACCATAAAAATTTCTGAAGATCAGCGAGTTTCGTCTGCCAGCGCGGATACCAATTACAGCACCCTGGGGCAGCTTCAGGTCATTGTTATCAATTATCTGCATGTCAGCTTCCACAATAAAGTCGCAGTCAGCACATGCCTTGGACGAATATTGGCAGGAATTGTTATCGAAAGAAAATCCAGCAGATTTATTGGAAGCCAGAACATCTGTACAGTTGGCCAAAACACCGGTTTTAGGCAGCAACTCGTAACGCGTGACATCAACATTTTCATCTGAACCACAAGCCGTGATGATGATAAGTAAAGTAAGTAGCGGGACAATGTTTTTCATTAGATTTTGTTGGTTTCGCCTGTATCTCTTTTATTTTCCGTTTTCTCTTACCCTTTGATTTGGGGAGCAAAGGCTTTAATTCAATTTTAATTCTGTAATCCTGATTTTCTACCCGGGATAACTAACGGATCAGCTAAAGAATATTTTATGAATTCCGACTAAGATTGAAACAATAATACAATTTATAACAAATTTCGTAAATTATAATATTTTTTAAGTACAACTTTGGCAATATTCTAGTTATTTTAAAATAGTAAGCTGCTATTAACCTCAGTACAAAAACAGGTACTTCATACATCGACTAACAGCAGCACTTACTACTTTCTGAATTACAACGTTTTAATCTACCTGTTTCTCAAACGCACCTATATCTACCTGCTCTCCTGATTTCCTGAGTTGAAACAAGTAATCGCTGGTGATGTTGATATTGTCTATTTGCTCCATACCTAAGCCGCCATCAAATATTGGGCTACCTTCTACCGGCGAAAAATCAAGATTTTGAGGATTTTCAAATACAGCCTCTTCTATACCATTACCTAAAAAGTTGTTGCTTACATCAAAATCCATGTTATTATCGAATTTATAAATGTCTCCGGAGGTATTGATGAGTACATTATTGTAGAACACATTATCCACGCTGAGCTTTGAGTTCATCTTAACACCGTAACCGTCTATATTTACAAGGGTATTGTTTACAATCCGATAACTCATACCTGCCGGTGGATTTCTGTCACCGATTTGTATGGCATCTTTGGAGCAATCTAAAATAAGGTTATTATAAACCTGGTTATCATATCCATTGATAAAAATAGCCCTGCCAGTGCCTCCTTTGATAAAATTATTGTACACTTCCCCTGTCGTACCCGGGTTTATCTGGATTCCTGACTGGTGAATTGTAATGTTTTGCAAGCCATAGTTTATGATTTGATTGTTGTAAATCTGACAGTCTTTGGTGGCACTTCCGACCTGAATACCGTCTCGGCCGGTATTTTCCACACGGTTGTTATAGATGCGGACTCCTTCGAGCTCAGGCTCATATAAAATTTTTCCGGAACACTCACTTATGGCAGGGAAACTGGTATGCCAGTGAGACCCTCCTATATACATGGCTTCGTCTGCCACATCATGAATGTAGTTATGATGAATAATTGTATTCCGCTGTATGAAAGTACCTCTGTTTGTGCTGCCATCGCATACCGGCCTGGTACGGGCAGCGATGCCGGCACTCCTGGTACCTTTTACCTCAAGGTGATCAATCTCAAAATCAGTGGTGCCCAGCTCGGCAACCACGCCAAAAGGTCTTGTGCCAGCCACCACGATCCCATAATCATCGGTAGAGCCTGTACCGGTGAGCCGGATATGGCTGCTGTTATGAAGTTTTATCCCTGGCAGATCTCCGGTGATCTTAACAGGCCCGTCGCAATTAATAAAGATAAATGGCTGATCAGCAGTGCCATGAAAATTTCTGAAGATGACAGGTTCACGGCCGCCGCTTTTTATACCAATAGTAGATCCCGGAGGTAAGCCGATCCAGGCATTGTCAATTACCTTATCGCCAGCCCGAACCACATAGTCGCAATCAGCACACGAAGTGGGTGTGTACTGGCACGTGTTGTTGTCATAGGAGGCCCCACCTGAATTAATAGCCCGAGAATCGGTACAACCTGCTACTTCCCCAGCCTGGAAGACCGCTGCCTCCTCAGGTGCATTTTCGCCAGCCAGGGATGAGTCTGCCAGAAGTTCATCTTCCGTACAGCCAATAAAAACAATAATGATGAAACAAAACATAAAAAGCCGGGTTAACCATGACTTAGTCATGGAAACAAAAAAATCAGACATGTTTTAAAAATAATTTAGTTTAAAAAATAATTTGCTCGCCCTACTTCCCTTCTCAATTGATCTAAAGAGGACATAAAAAATTCTACAGTATCCCAAACATTGAGCGGTAACAGTAAGTGCGGAGTAAGTGTCGGGTTATCGATTAACAGAAGATATAACAGAGGAATTGTTTGCTGCATCGACGGATGGATGAACAAGGGATTATAATTCTTATTTTTAAACATTAGCCATTGGCTATAATGCAAGTTTCAATTAGTATCTGAATTGTAGTAGTACCGGCCCGGAGCCAATTGGATGGTTGTAGAAAACCCCGGCAACATGGCGGCTGGTCGGTACCAGGCTGTGTTTAATTAACCTTTGCGAGGTTGCCGAGGTTTATAAGTTCTGATCTAAAAATGGATGGTATACATCAAAACAGGAAGTAGTGGCAGTTGATCGAGATATTCCACTTTGTTGGTGACGTCATTGTAGTACTGCTCAACCCTGGCAGCATTGTTCGTCACATTTTGTATATCAAGTTTCAACTCCTGGCTGGTCCTTTTTCTATCCACTCTATAGGTAATACTCAGATTGGTAAGAAAAACGTCGTCGCCTTCAAAAGAATATGCCCGATCTTCAAGCCATACGGCCTCGTCCTGAGCAATGGAAGCTTCTGCATCCAGGGGTGTAAACTTTCTGGCCCCCAGCAAAGAGGCCTTCATATTCAAACCAAGAACCTTTTTCTTTCCGCTTTTACTGCCCAGAGCAAACTCTTTACCTACCAGCACATTTCCTGCATAATTGCCATTGAAGCGGCTGTCTCTTTCTATTCCATCCATACCTTTATATTTTGAATCATAAAGTGATGCTGTAACCATGAAGAAATAGCTATCTGCAAAATAGCGCTCCAATGTAAGCTCAAGGCCGATATTTTCACCCGTACCCTCATTGACCAGTTTGCGGTCGGTAAACCATTCTACCTGATTCAGCAATGAATATGAGCTGTTTGGTTTGTCTTCAACAGGTATGTTGTATAAGTGCTGGTAGTAGGCTTCCATTTTCAGGAGAAGGTTATTTCCAAGTTTATTTTCATAGCCTATAACATAATGCTGCGCCTTGGAAAAATCTATTCCTGTATTTGGCATTGAGGTATTACCCGATTCATCTGCAACTATGCTGTAATAGTTGGTCAGAGACTCCATTTTGCCATGTATACCCCATCCCACCGAAATGGCCTGGCGTGGACGAAACTGCCACCGTACACTGACCCGGGGCTCAATAGAGGCATTACTGTTTAGTGTCGTCCCCTGGGCATGCAGGCCGCTTACTACGGTTACATCTTCCCACGGGCGGTATTTCCAGCTAGCAAAGCCCTGGTAATGTGCTGCATCCTTACTGACATCTTGATTAACCACATACATTTCAGGCTCCTTATCATAATATTGACTGTAAAACTCAAAATTGTGAAAGGTGTAGATCAGGCCCGTTTGAAGGTTATGTCTGGCGTTAAATTTATGGTTTAGTGTGGTGGCACCCTTAAGGGAATACTTATCCAGCCGGGCATCATCAAGCATTACCAGTCTTTGCTGACTGTCCGGCTCCTGTCCAAGGTACCCGCTGCCATTTTTTGAAACAGAAACACTGTTTTGAAGATATGTTGCAGAGCTTAGAGGTAAATATTGTGTAACACCAACCACTCCCATATCAGCCTGATAGTCGCCTTGATGCAGGAGTTTATCCTCGTCCTCTTCATCATATTCTTTAGTAAGTATATTACTCTTGCCTCCCAGTCCAAACACTGAAAAAGTACCTAAACGCTTAGTAGGAAGGTGCACCTTAAAAGAAAGGTCCTGATATTTAGGTATTCCGTCAAAATCCAAAACGCCTAATTCGCTAAGTAGTGTAAGGGTTGAATATCTGTAATTTACAAGAAATGATGCTTTGCCTTCTTTGGACAGTGGCCCCTCTGCGGTAGCTGCTGTCCCGAGTATACCTATCGATACGCTATACTCATGTTCCTCATTATTTCCTTTCCTTAGCCTCATATCAAACACTCCGGAAAGTGCATTGCCATACTCAGGCGCAAACGCACCGGAATAGAACTCGGAATTGGAAAGCATTTCGCTATTTAAAGCATTTATAGGTCCGCCTGTCGCACCTTCATCAGAAAAATGGTTGGGATTAGGTATTTCAATCCCTTCCAGCCTCCATTGAATCCCTCTGGGAGAATTACCCCTGACCACAATAAAATTATTTCCTGAGGCATCACCCGTTACTCCGGCATAGCCTGAGACCATCCTGGCCGGATCATTTAAAGACCCTGCATATCGTTTTGTTTCTTCTACGGTAAAGCCTCTTGCACTTACTAATGCCATTTCATTGGCTATTTCTGATTTATCCTTATCGGCTTTGATCACTATTTCATCCATACTTGTAAGGGACTCCTGCATAACAAGGTCGAGTACTACTTCTTTAGCCGATGTAACCAGTATATTTGGCAGTATCACATCTTCATAACCTATATAAGTGATCTTTAGGCTTACCCGTCCTACGGGCACGTTTTCAATTCTAAAGTCGCCATTCAGATCGGTACTAGCGCCCATTATCGGCTCAGTATCAAGTATCAACACATTAGCCCCCGGCAATGGTGTTCTGGAATCTTTGTCAATTACTTTGCCACGTACTGTTTGGTTTAGTTCCTGTGCCTTCAGAACTGTGATCAATGAAAAGCTCAGAAAAATAATGAGAGCAATTAATATTTTAACTTGTTGTTTGTGGATCATGTGTCTTCATTTTTTGAGTTACACATGGATGACAACCAAGTCTTCCTATACCCTTACCCGAAAATGATTATTTATTAAAAAAAATTACTGCTGCCCGAAGGGTTAATAGCGGAATAGCTGGATTCCCGCTTCGCCACCTATCCACATCTGAAGTTGGGTAGTGCCATATTTTTTTTCAGCTATGGTATATGGAGCCAGGTTAGTCAGGTACTCTCCGCTGACAGGGTGTCTCCATTCTGATAACCATATGTTTATAGCAGGGCCAATGGTGAAGGCTATATTTCCCTTATGATAAACCCAACTCAAATTGATACGGTTAAGCAGGCTAACTTCTTCCTGAAGTTTCTCTTCTTCATTTACCCAAAAGGCCGTATACTGTAGATTAAGGGACGAAACGTCGGTCAGAGCCCGCTCGGTACCAAATCCATACCCAAACCCCCACCAGCTCTTACCTTCCCAGTTGCCGTATCCGAAGGAAAAAGAATTGTAAAAATGTCTGACTCCGGTTTTAAATGACAGCTCCAATGGGAAGAGCTCATTAGATGATAGTTTTAATGCCCGGTATCCGTTTTTAACGTAGCTCAGTAAACCAATTGGCGTACCTGATGCGGAGTCCGCCAGGTTAAAAAGTGCTATCTGGCTGCTATGCGCATTTTTTGCGTAGTTGAAAATCCCTGCTATCTGAACACCGGACACCGTGGCATTCGATACATTACCCAGGCCTCCAAACTGGAGACCTTTTACATCGCCAGCCAAATTTACCAGGCCTGCTACCTGTACCCCTTTGGCTGCTTCATCAGCCATATTTACCAAACCTGAAAACTGAACCCCCTTCACGTTTCTTCCTTTATTAAATATTCCTGCCACCTGCACGCTCTGAACATCGCGCAGGGTAATATTGGTAAGCCCACCTAACTGAAGTCCATTGACATTCCTGATGGTCAGGTTATTGATGCCGGAGATTTGTACCCCTTTCATTTCGCCTTTCAGTACATTATTAATACCGGCAAGCTGCACTCCATTCAGAGAGTCTATTACGAGATTGTTAATACCCGAAGCCTGAAAGCCAATAAATGCACCTCTGTTATGATTAAAAATGCCTCCCAACTGAAAGCCCCTGGTGTTACCTCCTACAAAATTACCAATGCCCCCTGCCTGCACACCTTCTACATCTTTACGGATTACATTGAAAAGTCCACCTAATTCAAATCCATTTACACCGTAAGCATAGCCCGCCATAAGGTTAACGGAAAAGTTATTTTCAACTAACCCGCTCATTTTCAGGTTTGTTCCCCACTTGGGCAGGATGGAGATCTGCCCAGGTTTATTCAATACCAGCTCAGAATTCTCTGTTCGTAAAAGTGATTTGTCAGAGACCAGTTGTTGGACAAATGATAATGACTCAACCGGCCCGGGCTGACCAACAGGCAAGGTTGTGATACTGTTTACCTGTCTGATGGTTTCCTGGGGCTGAAGCAAAATATTGATACTTTGATCTTTTCGGGGAATGAGGATAACGGTATCCTTAATGCTTTTTCGGCTAAAGGATAAGCCCAGCTGTTCAAACTCTGTAGGTACCAAAAGCGAAAAATTACCTCCCGTATCTGTAACAGCGGACACCAGACTGCTCACCTCATAAACAACTATACCTTCCAGGGGAGCATTTTGAGAAGCATGCCTAACCTTGCCCGATACATGATACCCGGTCTTCCGTTTACCAGAGGCCTTGTCTGCTGCCTTCTTTAGAAGAATAAGATGGTTTCCGCTGGTTCTGTACTCTACATCTCTGGGTAAAATATTGTCCAGAATTTTTTTTAAAGGTTCCCTTTGTGCATGGATCGAAACTTTTTGCTCAGAAGAGAGAATAGATGCATCATAAGAAAAGGTAAAGCCGGCCTTATTTGAAAGCACGGAAAGGCTCTCTGAGAGTGATATGTCATTTGCAGTCAGGCTTATGTCTTTGTGCAGAATATTAGTCTGCTGAGCGGTACAGCAGAAAAAATGAAGTACAAAGACAACCACTGAGCTATATTTCAGCGTGGCCTTAATCGCAACCATGGCCTGAAACGACAAAGCGACCTTCTTCTTGGATGGTGGTAAATCCAAAATTTGCGTCTATAATCTCAAAAACATGCTCAACAGGCTCTTTATAAAACTTTCCGGTCAGTCTGCAATTTAAAATTTCAGGATTTTCAACATCGATGGATATCTGGTAAGCTCGCTCTAATGTTGAGAAAACCGCCTCCAGAGACTGTTTTTCAAATGCTATGGTTTTCGACATCCAAAAAATATCATTAGGGTTATAACGCTGCATTCCTGAAAACTCCCGCTTGTTCTTGCTGACGGAGATGTATTCTCCAGCCTGAAGTATTGTTTCCTTACCGTGACTTGTGACCTGTACAATGCCTTCTTCCACCCCTACTTCGATAATGCCAAGGCTGTCGTAGTTGCGTACGTAGAAGGAAGTACCCAAAACCTTTACTGTAGTACCATCCGTATCAATTATAAATGGCCTCATGTTATCCTTTACTACATCAAAAAAGGCTTCTCCCTTCAGAGTTACCAGACGTTCGCTTTTTGAGAAATTTTCGTTGAAAGTGACCGTTGAGTTAACATTCAGGGAAACCTGCGAGCCGTCTGGCAGAGTATCCGATTTTACCATCTCCTTTGATGCAATCACCATTTCGCTGGCAACTGGTGATTTTACTAATGACTGATAAACCAGGAAAACAACTAAGCCCAGGACAAGAAGGGCAGCGACACGTGACAGATAGAAGTATAATTGTCTGCCTTCCGGTTTTAACTGATCCTCCTGCTGCTGATCAATTTGTTGCTTAAGCTTGCTCCATGCCCTGTCTACATCAACATCCGCTTCCCGGGGTGAAATGTCCGGACCGGCATATTCCCAAAGGGTCTTTAGCTTTTCAAAATACTGCCTGTTCGTATCTGACTGGTCAATCCACTGCTCAACAGTTTTCCTGTCATTGGCATCTACCTCACCTGACATATACGAAGCCAGTAATTCGTCATCTATATTTACACGTTCATTTCTCATTATCTTGTATACATACTGACAACTTAACTACCATTTAACCTTACTCGTGGTTAAAAAAATTTATCAGCCATTCTTTTACCATTATTGAAACTTGTATCAGAATAGCTATTGCAGGCAAATATTCTATCAGATTCTCTCTGAGAAATTTTAAGGCTTTCCCCATCTGGGCCTCAACGGTTTTAACAGAAAGCCCAAGCTGGCCTGCTATCTCCTTATACTTCAGCCCTTCCTCTCGACTCATTTTAAATATTTTTTTCCGCTCAGGAGGAAGCTGGTTTACACAGGTCTCGATTCTTTCATGCAATTCCAGCTCGACTACTTTATCGCTAACCCGATTCTCCTCCTCAACTACAGTGGAAATATGCGACTCGGCATAACGGTGTTTTACTTTTGCATGCTTGATATGATTGAGGCATGCGTTTCTTACCGACCGGTATAGATAAGCCTCGACGGACCCTGTTATTTCCAAAGTCAATCTTTTTTCCCAAAAGCCAAGAAAAACATCCTGAACCATTTCCTCAGCCAGAGCACTCCCCTCCACATATCTTAAAGCATAGCCACACATCCCAGCATAGTGCCTCCTGAACAAACCCTCAAAGGCTTGTACATCACCGGAACGTATCTGTGTCGCAATGTTTTTTGAATCTGTCAAGGGTGGTTACAGCTGGTTTAAAACAAAAATAGATTTTATGTGAAACTATTCAAGCCTATAATATCAAGTATGAACAGACTTTACATGGTTTTAAATAAAAAAAATAGTACAATTGTAATTTCGTAAACTATAAATACTTAATACAAACCTGTTTAATATCAACTCGAATGAAAAGAATCTTTACTGTTCTGTTTTTACTATCTGCGTTAACAGCGGGATATTCTCAAAGCAGCTTTTGGAAGGAGTCCAATGCTGCGGCGGCCGATAATTTAAGCCGTAAACTCACCAAGCCCCATTTATACAAAACCCTGGCTCTGGATTTTGAAGGCCTGAAAGAAACGCTCAGGCTAACCGGAATGAGAGGTTCTGCCACTTCAAAAAATGCCCAGGTAATATTTTTCCCTAATGCCGATGGAAAAATGGAGAAATTCAATGTTGTAGAAGCTCCAACCTTGCACCCTGATCTTGCAAAAAAATACCCCGGCATAAAGTCATATGCAGGCCAGGGCATTGACAATCCGGCTTCAACCATACGCTTCAGTATATCTGATCAAAGAGGTTTTCATGGTCTCCTGATGACTTCAGAAGGCATGGTATATATTGACCCTGTGTCTTCAGACAAATCAACTTACACTGTATATAAAAGGAAGGACCTCACTCGTGATGAGAAGGACTTCCAATGTACGATGGATGAAAATATTGGCAGAGCAGGAAAAGGCAATAATATTTCAACCTTAAAGACCAATGATCAGAAACTTAGAAAATACCGCCTGGCTTTGTCATGTAATGCTGAGTACGGAAATATATTTGCCGGATCAGGCACGGATGCGGAGAAAAAAGCTAATATCCTTGCCCAGATGAACATTACCATGACCCGTGTAAACGGGATTTATGAAAGGGACCTTGCCATCACCATGGAGATTGTAGCCAATAATGATGCGATTATCTATTATGGAGATACCAGCACTGATCCATGGACAAATGAATGGAATACAAAAACACAGGAAACCATTGATGCTATTATCGGCGACGCTAACTATGACATCGGCCATAACTTCAATACCACAGGCGGAGGAAATGCGGGATGTATAGGCTGCGTTTGTACATCCGGAGAAAAGGGCAGTGGATTTACAGGAAGCTCGGATCCGACAGGAGACCCCTTCGATGTAGATTTTGTGGCACATGAAATAGGCCATCAGTTTGGAGGCTACCATACCATGAACACTTGTAGCAGAAGTGGAAGTGGCCTTACGGAGGTTGAACCTGCGAGCGGGAGCAGCATAATGGGTTATGCCGGCATATGCTCTACCAACATTCAAAGTAATAGCGATGCTTACTTTGCCTATGTAAACATCAGGGACATTTCTGCCAATGTTCAAACGGGAGAAAGTTCAGGATGCGCGGTAATTGTTGACCTTTCCAACAACCCTCCTGTAGCTGACGCGGGTAATGACTATACAATACCAAGATCTACACCGTTTATACTTAAGGGTGCCGGTACCGACCCCGATGGTAATGGTACACTCACTTATTGCTGGGAACAAAACGACCCTCAAGAAGCCCCGGGAAGCGGAAGTCCTGAATCAACGTGGGCTCAAGGGCCTCTTTTCAGATCTTTGGAGGGAACATCATCCCCAGACAGGTATATGCCTGCAATTAGTACAGTTCTGGCAGGAGAAATGGGATCTACATGGGAGATGTTGCCATCTGTTGGCAGAACAATGAACTTCTCACTAACTGTAAGGGATAATAATGCAGGTGGTGGCCAGACTTCTGACGACCTGATGAAAGTGACCGTTGACGGTGACTCAGGCCCGTTCTTTGTAACTGACCCCAATACATCAATCTCATGGTACGAAGGACAAATACAAGTTGTAACCTGGAACGTAGCCAATACTGACCAGGCCCCGATTAGTTGTTCAAATGTAAATATTCTTTTATCTACCGATGGAGGACAAACCTTCCCTGTCACATTGGTAAGTAATGCACCTAATAACGGT
This region of Fulvivirga ulvae genomic DNA includes:
- a CDS encoding reprolysin-like metallopeptidase, with translation MKRIFTVLFLLSALTAGYSQSSFWKESNAAAADNLSRKLTKPHLYKTLALDFEGLKETLRLTGMRGSATSKNAQVIFFPNADGKMEKFNVVEAPTLHPDLAKKYPGIKSYAGQGIDNPASTIRFSISDQRGFHGLLMTSEGMVYIDPVSSDKSTYTVYKRKDLTRDEKDFQCTMDENIGRAGKGNNISTLKTNDQKLRKYRLALSCNAEYGNIFAGSGTDAEKKANILAQMNITMTRVNGIYERDLAITMEIVANNDAIIYYGDTSTDPWTNEWNTKTQETIDAIIGDANYDIGHNFNTTGGGNAGCIGCVCTSGEKGSGFTGSSDPTGDPFDVDFVAHEIGHQFGGYHTMNTCSRSGSGLTEVEPASGSSIMGYAGICSTNIQSNSDAYFAYVNIRDISANVQTGESSGCAVIVDLSNNPPVADAGNDYTIPRSTPFILKGAGTDPDGNGTLTYCWEQNDPQEAPGSGSPESTWAQGPLFRSLEGTSSPDRYMPAISTVLAGEMGSTWEMLPSVGRTMNFSLTVRDNNAGGGQTSDDLMKVTVDGDSGPFFVTDPNTSISWYEGQIQVVTWNVANTDQAPISCSNVNILLSTDGGQTFPVTLVSNAPNNGTAEITVPNNLSANCRIKIEAIGNIFYDISDADFEIAAAVACNATVPTGLTVTEVSASSASLTWDQNIGAIFDVQYRVQGSDTWTTVSAGGNSKQLFDLLSSTAYEVQVRSKCTGSSSNFTSVVTFTTEELILEYCTSQGNSIADEYIGSVQLEGINNAAGTASGYSDFTSISTDLAVDTEYTITITPTWTSTTYNEGYAVWIDYNQNGLLTDEGELVWSKSASKDTPVSGTFTVPASALNGTTRMRVSMKFNGVPNPCESFSYGEVEDYSVNVIASVSLNEVSISSNNVNSEFAKVGDEVTLQFKANKTIQTPTVTIQGNTVAVTLSEGVWIAKHTFTEADTEGKVAFTIDYADLDDNAGEQVIATTDESTVIFDKTAPTLSNTSISSDNSDKSVATIDDKVTLTFTASEKIADPTVTIAGNTVVATLVNTQWRATRTMSQGDSPGLIAFSISYRDQAGNEALVTATTDGSSVEFVEEITGLRGLASKQIKAYPNPASNEIVIQTEGIHGSAEIRVIDFTGRKVLSKIAEVSKNAEQAIDVSSLANGTYTLQVVGDNMLNTTLIVISK